AAATCCTTAATAGAGATTTGCTCTTGGACTAGACGTTTGAAAATCTCTGTAAGTTTTTGTAGAGGAATAAGGCGGGTAACTTCCTTAACGAGATCAGGGAAGGAACGTTCCATAAATTCAATCATAGAGCGCACTTCTTGAATTCCCAAGAACTCTTGAGAGCTTCTATGGAAGAAGTACGAAAGATGAAGAATAATTACTTCTAAAGGTGTCCAGTATTTAATAGCTGCTTTTTCGAGAATGGTTTTAGCATCTTCACTAACCCAAGCTGAAGGTAGTCCCGCAGCATTTTTATAGGTAATGAAGGGGAGGTTATATCTTTTAAGATTCTCTTCTACTTCATTAGTCAATACGTGATTTGGAGGTACCTTACCTCGAACATAAGGAACTTCATTAAGAAGGATCATGTAGTCGTACCCTTCTAATGAAGGAGAATCAGTACGTACGTGAATTCCTGGATAACGGATACCGATATCTTGATACAAAGCCTGACGCATTTTAGGGATCATATCATCAATGAAGCTTTGACCAGATTTTGTTCTCTGTTGAATTAACTTAGATAGATCTTTTCCTAACTCTAAAATGACAGGGAGGGTTAGCGCATAATCGTCTGGATTGTCGCCAGCTGTTGCTGCTCCATCGGCAGCAGCCCCCACCGTTGTTGTTGCTCCCGATGCACCTTTTTTAGAGGCGTTATTTTTCTTAGCAAGAAGGATAACTCCAAGCAGGCCGAAGATGAAAGCGAGAATGGAGAATGACCAAAGTGGGAAGCCTTTAAAGAAGCCCACACCTAAAGTTGCTGCGCCAGCGAGGAGCAACGCTCTAGGTTCTTTAACTAATTGAGAAGAAATCTCTTTACCCAAGTTCGTGTTTTTGTCACTAGAAACTCGAGTAGTCACGATACCAGCAGTTAAAGAGATAAGTAGTGAAGGAATCTGAGAGACTAATCCATCACCGATAGATAAAAGAGTGTAGACGTGTGCAGCTTGAGCAAGGTCCATACCGTGCATGGCGACACCAATGGTCAAACCACCAACGATGTTAATTAAAGAGATAACGATACCAGCGATAACGTCCCCTTTAATGAACTTCATAGCACCGTCCATGGCTCCATAAAGCTCACTTTCCTTCTGAATCATTCCTCGTTTATCACGAGCTTGTTGAGCATCAATCATTCCTGCGCGCAAATCGGCGTCAATAGCCATCTGCTTACCAGGCATAGCATCTAATCGGAATCTCGCAGCAACCTCGGCAACACGCTCAGCACCTTTGGTAACAACGATAAACTGAATAATCGTAATGATTAAGAAGATAATAAATCCAACAACGTAGTTCCCTCCAACAACAAAGTCTCCGAAGGCTTGAATGACGTGTCCAGCATATGCTTTAAGGAGAATCTGTCTCGATGAGGAAATGTTAATTCCCAAACGAAACATTGTTGTAATTAGAAGTAGAGAGGGGAAAACCGATAATTGTAGAGCGCTAGGGATATACAAAGCCACCATCAATAGGAAGACAGACACCGCCAAGTTGATAGTGATCATCAAGTCGACAATAGTCGGAGGCAGGGGCAAGATGATCATTAAAACGACGCCTATCATCCATAGAGCCAGGATGAGGTCACTCGATTTATTGATCATGTTTAGGGCTGCTTCTCCCCCAAAGGTTCTACTGACAAAATTGAGTAACTTGTTCATTATAGATTATCGGGTTGGTTAATATTTTTATTGTTAGGATTTTGTGCATTAAGAGAAGTGATGTAGAGAAGGATTTCTCCAATAGCTTCATACGTCGACTCTGGAATAAACTTCAACTCTTTTCCTTCATCCCAAAGCTGATGCGCCAAAGGTACGTTCCTCATAATAGGAACACCATATTTCTCAGCTTCTACGATAATTCTTTTTGCACGTAAATTAATTCCCATGGCAATAATCCACGGAGCTTTATATTTTTCCGGCATGTAACCGATAGCTACAGCTATATCCTTGGGATTAGAGACCACCGCACTCGCGTGTTTGATTTGAGAAGAGGTGTCTTCATAAGCGATTTCTTGAGCAATCTGACGACGGCGTCCTTTAATCTCTGGATTACCTTCTGTATCCTTAAATTCCTGTTTAACCTCAAACTTTTCCATTTTTAGTTCTTTAGCGAAGTTCTTTCTTTGATACACTAAGTCAAGAACAGCAACGACTAAGAAAAAAATGCCAATTGAGGTGACTGCCTTATAAAGTATCTGTTTAAAGATCACAGCAATAACAATTGGAGAGACTCCTGCAGTTTCTATGATCAAAGGCACGCGATTTTTTAACGTAACGTATAAGATTAACGCAGCGCCAAAAATTTTCAAAATGGACTTCAGTAACTCGATTAAAGTCTTCACCTTGAATTTTTGTTTCAAGTTGTCAATAGGATTGAACTTTTTTAAGTCAGGCTTAAAAACCTCTGTAGAAAAAGTTGGGCCTACAACAAGAAATCCGACAATAATACCGACAAATCCCACAGCACCAAGTAGGGGAAGGGAAGTGGTTAGAATTAAAACTAAGCAATTTTGTAAATAGTATAGCGTGACTTTAGGGTCATGATTTATAGGGGCTTGCTTAAAAATAGAAACTAGAAAACTACCAAGATGTTTTGCGAAAAACGATGCTAGAGAAAATGTCGTGAACATCGAAACGATAAAGGTAACCGCGGAAGGAAAATCTTGAGATTTTGCTACCTGGCCTTTTTTCCTGGCGTCTCTAAGACGCTTCGGGGTCGCCTTTTCTGTTTTTTCACCCATTGCTTGGCCAAAGTTAGATAAAGAGCATCAAATAGGAATAATCTGAAAATTACCTTATAAGCGTGTTTTTCACAAGAGAGAAGCCTAGAGGTTTGAATCTTAATTGTTATAACTTTGTATTTTCTAATATAAGTTTTTTTAGATAGTCTTTAAAAAGACCTAACAGTAAGTTGCTAAGAAAATATTAGTCAGGAAACATCTAATCCTTTATTGTTTTTAGTGATCACACTAAAGATACTAGGTTCAGAATGCTAAGGATCTAGTGCGAGCTCCCACAAGCGTTGGATCAATAGTCCTGATGTTTGTGGGAATTCTTGTCTACCGCCAGGTGAAGGTTAAAAGTATCTACAAAAAGATGACATATGGGGCATACAGAGTGTGGGATTGTAGGACTTCCCAATGTAGGTAAGTCTGGGTTATTCAATGCTCTTACTGGAGCGCAAGTAGCTTCTTGTAACTATCCCTTTTGTACAATTGATCCGAATGTTGGCATTGTTCCGGTTATTGATAACCGTTTAGACGTTTTGGCTAAGATGAGTCAAAGTCAGAAGGTTATTTATGCCGATATGAAGTTTGTCGACATAGCAGGTTTGGTCAAAGGGGCCGCTGACGGCGCAGGATTAGGCAATAGGTTTCTCTCTCATATTCGAGAAACGCATGCTATAGCGCACGTTGTTCGCTGCTTTGACAACGATGACGTTACCCATGTCTCTGGAAAGATAGATCCTGCTGATGATATTTCTGTGATAAATCTTGAGTTAATCTTCGCTGATTTTTCCTCAGCAACAAGTATTCATAGCAAATTAGAAAAGCAAGCTAAGGGTAAAAAAGACCTTGGGGTTGTCCTGCCATTGCTAGATAGAGTGATTAAGCATTTAGAAAGTGGTCAGCCTGTACGTACATTAGACTTATCTCCTGAAGAACAGATACAGTTAAAGCCCTATCCTTTTTTAACAGCAAAGCCGATGTTATATATAGCCAATATCGGAGAGGACTCTATAGCAACTATGCATAATGATTACGTTGCTATTGTTCAAGAGGTGGCTAAGAAGGAAAACGCTCAAGTAGTTCCTATTTGTGTTCAGCTGGAAGAAGAGGTGATTTCTCTTCCTGTAGAAGAACGTCAGGATTTTTTAAATAGTCTGGGGCTTCAAGAATCGGGATTGAATCGATTAGTCCGCGCTGCGTACCATACGCTTGGATTGATTTCCTACTTTACGACTGGACCTCAAGAAACACGAGCTTGGACGATTCCTATAGGATCAACGGCTGCAGAAGCTGCAGGTCAGATTCACACTGACATCCAAAAAGGATTTATTCGTGCAGAAGTTGTCACTCTTGAAGATATGATAGCTTATGAAGGGCGCTCCGGAGTCCGTGAGGCGGGTAGATTACGCGCCGAAGGTAGAGACTATATTGTTCAAGACGGCGATATTATGCTTTTCTTGCATAATTAGTAGTAAAAAACGCCTTAGCTTCAGCGATATCTTTACGTATAGCTTTTGATAAATCTTCTCTGGAAGGGAATTTTTTTTCTTCACGAAGGAATTTTCTAGGAATCACAGAAACTGTCTCACCATATAAGTTTCCCGAAAAATCAAAGAGATGTGCTTCTAGACATAAGGAATTTCTCCCTACTGTAGGGGCTTCTCCGAGATTCATAATCCCTTGGTATGTTATAGAATTGTGTTCTATTTCGCATGCATACACTCCATAGGGAAGCAAACACTGCTCTTGAGGCAGGTTAATGGTAGCCACCCCTAATTGTATTCCTAATCCATAACCTGTTTCGATTTTCCCTACATATTTATAGGAATGTCCTAAATGACGATTCGCACTATCTAAATCACCTTGGATTAAGAATTGCCGAATTCTTTTACTGGATACAATCTCATTATCAATTTTATACGGAGGAACCTCGATGATTTCTATTCCTAAAGAATCAGCCAGAGGTTTCAATGTTACAGCGTCTCCTTGCCCGTCCTTACCCAATTTAGAGTCGTACCCTAATATTAAACGTTTGCATTTTAAAATTTGATGTAAGGAAAGTATGAAGCTCTCAGCAGATTGATCAGCAAAACTTTTCGAAAAGGGAAGGATATATAAATAATCTATCTGAAAATCCTGTAGAAGCAGGAACCTTTCCCTTGTGCTTGTAATTAGCTTGGGGAGGGATGGTTGTAAAATCGATCGAGGGTGTAAATCAAAGGTAATGATTCCAGATGTCCCTGAATAAGAAGACAAGACAGTAAGCAACTGCTTATGACCTAAATGACAACCATCAAAAAAACCTATAGTTATAGAATCCACAGAAGAAGGGACCGTTGCTAAACTATAGAGTATTTCCATTGAAGTCTCTTAGGTAAGGAGATATGTCAAAGTCTGGAGAGTCTAAAAGACAACCGTCAATACATTGATCTATAGAAAAACTTCCACTGCGTAAACGTCGAAGTTCTTCCAAATAGGCTCCACAGCCTAGCATATTTCCTAGTTCATGAGCAATACTACGAATATAAGTTCCTTTGCTACACTGTACAGAAAAATGTAGTAGGGGATACTCATATTTTGTAATTTGTAAGCTCACTTGAACTGTAGACTGGCGCCGCTCTATGGATAACCCCTGCCGAGCATATTCATACAGCTTTTTCCCATTAATCTTTTTTGCAGAGAACATGGGAGGAATTTGTTGGATTTCTCCCTGAAAATATCGCGAGGCCTCTAATATCTCTTCATAGGTAGGGATCTTTTTTGACCTACCAACAATTTTTCCATCGCAATCGTAAGAATCTGTAGTTGTGCCTAGATGGGCAATGGCAGCGTATTCTTTATCTTCAAATAACAAAACATCAGAAAGTCGTGTAAATTTTCTACCTATTAACATGACCATCACGCCTGTAGCAAAAGGATCGAGAGTACCTGCATGACCAATTTTTTTTACCCCGATTGACTTTGTTAAAGTACGAATAAGACTAAACGAAGTTCTTCCTTGAGGCTTATCTACTAGAAGAATACCTTCTTTAAGTTCTGTAGCAAGTTCCATAATGATGTCGTTAATGTTAGATCTTTCTGAGCAGATGATATTAATTCTTATCTTGTTCTCGTATTTTCCAGAGCAAGTTTTCTATATGATCCTGAGGAGAAAAAATATCTTCGATATAAAAATGTATCTCAGGAAAATACTTGAGCACAACACCTTTAGAAGCCTTATAAGCAATGAATCCTGCCGATGCCTTTAGTGCGTCCAAAGTTTCTGCTGATGTATTTTCATGAGGCATAATAGAAACATAGACACGAGCCGAATGTAAATCTTTAGACAAACAGACCCTAGTAACCGTAATCCATTGATTAGAGATTTTCGGGTGCTTTACATCTTTTAAGATCACATTGGCAATCGCTTCACGAAGCAGTGAATTAACCTTTTTTATGCGTCTATTTTCAGTCATAATATTTTAAAGCTTTTGTGGATGATAGATCACTTCGTAACATTGTAGAATATCACCTACCTGAGCATGTTGACATCCTTCTAATAAAATACCGCACTCAAAGCCTTTCTTAACTTCTTTAACGTCTTCTTTAATACGTTTTAGTGAAGATAAGTTGCCTTTCCAGACAATCTCGTTGCCACGTACAACACGAACTTTTTGATTTCTAGTCATGGTGCCTTCAGAAACCAAGCAACCGTAAATTGTACCTAATTGTGAGGACTTGAAGGTTTCTTTAATCTCTGCAGAACCGAGATTTTTCTCTTCAGCAATAGGATCGAGTAACGCTGTCATCATTTCTTTAACAGCATCTACAGCGTGGTAAATGATGTTAAACAATTGAACCTTCACTCCTAAGTTTTTAATAAGAGATTCGGCATGACTTTCTATTCCAGTATGGAAGCCAATAATAACAGCCTTAGATGCTGCAGCTAAACGGATATCGGATTCAGAAATTTCTCCAACGCTATTAGCAAGAATTTCCGCACTTACTTTATCGGAGGTAATCTTTAATATAGAGTTAGCTAAAGCTTCGATAGATCCTTGAACGTCAGCTTTGATAATAAGCTTCAGGATTTTCTTATTTTGCAGCATAGCGTCGAAATTAGGACGTTTCTTCTGCAAAGCAAATTTCTGTTGGCCAGCAAGTCTAGCTCCGACAATTTCTTTAGCTGTTTTTTCATTCTTAACAACTACGAAAGGATCTCCGGCTTTTGGCATACTAGACAATCCAGTAATTAAAGCAGGAATAGAAGGACTGGCTGATTTCATTAACTGATTGTGTTCGTTATGCATTGTTTTGACTTTGCCATAACAATCATTGAAGACTAAAGCTTCTCCAAGATGTAGAGTTCCGTTTTGCACTAAAATAGTTGCAACTGCACCCAAGCCTTTATGTAGCTCAGATTCAATGACAAGTCCACGAGCGCGGGCGGATGGGTTGGCTTTAAGTTCTAAAACTTCTGCTTGTAGGGCAAGCATTTCTAGTAGTTCAGATAAACCTTCTCCAGTTTTTGCAGAGGTATTAATTGTTACAGTTGTACCGCCCCAAGCTTCGGGCAATAGCTCGATCTCAGCGAGTTGTCTGTAAATGGTATCTGCGTTGAAGTTGGGTTTGTCGCACTTGTTAATAGCCACAACAATAGTAATATTTGCAGCTCGAGCATGTTTAACAGCTTCTAAGGTTTGTTCTTTGATTCCCTCATCACCGGCAACCACAAGAACAACGATATCACAAACTTCAGCTCCACGAGCTCTCATGGCAGAAAAGGCTTCGTGGCCAGGGGTATCTAAGATAGTGAGATTACCCACTGGTGTGGAACAACAGAAGGCTCCCATATGTTGGGTAATAGCTCCTGCTTCTACCGCTGCTACATTGGTTTTTCTCAATGAGTCAATCAAAGTGGTTTTCCCATGATCGACGTGACCCATAAAGGCTACGATAGGTGGGCGAGTGATCAGTTTACTTGGATCAGTTTCTTGGATTTCCTCTTTAACAGTGTTGCTCTCGATGCAAAGTTTATCTTGTTCAGATGAATCGATATCAATTGTACAACCAAACTCTAAACCAATAAACTGTACCGTTGTTTCATTATCTAAAACATCGTTCACAACATAGGTCATGCCGTGAATGAACATCTTCTGAATAAGCTCAGAAGCTTTTAGCTTCATTTCTGCTGCAAGATCCTTGATCGTGATAGGCAGAGGTACTTTAATATGTGTAGGGCGTTGTATAGCGTGTTCTTCGTAGTGTTTTTTCGTTTTTTGAACACGTTTTTTTCTCCACTTATCATCATCACTACTATCATTTAAGCCGTAGCGATCTCTACCAGTAAATGCTTTAGGATTGTCATCCTTTTTCGCACGATCTCTGAAATCAGATCCTGATTTTTT
The Chlamydia caviae GPIC genome window above contains:
- the sctV gene encoding type III secretion system export apparatus subunit SctV, with amino-acid sequence MNKLLNFVSRTFGGEAALNMINKSSDLILALWMIGVVLMIILPLPPTIVDLMITINLAVSVFLLMVALYIPSALQLSVFPSLLLITTMFRLGINISSSRQILLKAYAGHVIQAFGDFVVGGNYVVGFIIFLIITIIQFIVVTKGAERVAEVAARFRLDAMPGKQMAIDADLRAGMIDAQQARDKRGMIQKESELYGAMDGAMKFIKGDVIAGIVISLINIVGGLTIGVAMHGMDLAQAAHVYTLLSIGDGLVSQIPSLLISLTAGIVTTRVSSDKNTNLGKEISSQLVKEPRALLLAGAATLGVGFFKGFPLWSFSILAFIFGLLGVILLAKKNNASKKGASGATTTVGAAADGAATAGDNPDDYALTLPVILELGKDLSKLIQQRTKSGQSFIDDMIPKMRQALYQDIGIRYPGIHVRTDSPSLEGYDYMILLNEVPYVRGKVPPNHVLTNEVEENLKRYNLPFITYKNAAGLPSAWVSEDAKTILEKAAIKYWTPLEVIILHLSYFFHRSSQEFLGIQEVRSMIEFMERSFPDLVKEVTRLIPLQKLTEIFKRLVQEQISIKDLRTILESLSEWAQTEKDTVLLTEYVRSSLKLYISFKFSQGQSAISVYLLDPEIEEMIRGAIKQTSAGSYLALDPDSVNLILKSMRNTITPTPPGGQPPVLLTAIDVRRYVRKLIETEFPDIAVISYQEILPEIRIQPLGRIQIF
- the ychF gene encoding redox-regulated ATPase YchF, which encodes MGHTECGIVGLPNVGKSGLFNALTGAQVASCNYPFCTIDPNVGIVPVIDNRLDVLAKMSQSQKVIYADMKFVDIAGLVKGAADGAGLGNRFLSHIRETHAIAHVVRCFDNDDVTHVSGKIDPADDISVINLELIFADFSSATSIHSKLEKQAKGKKDLGVVLPLLDRVIKHLESGQPVRTLDLSPEEQIQLKPYPFLTAKPMLYIANIGEDSIATMHNDYVAIVQEVAKKENAQVVPICVQLEEEVISLPVEERQDFLNSLGLQESGLNRLVRAAYHTLGLISYFTTGPQETRAWTIPIGSTAAEAAGQIHTDIQKGFIRAEVVTLEDMIAYEGRSGVREAGRLRAEGRDYIVQDGDIMLFLHN
- the infB gene encoding translation initiation factor IF-2, which codes for MEKAKLTKNLKLKIKNAQLTKAAGLDKLKQKLAQAGSSETKSSSEKPSTKVPEKIAKEKVVKKKSVVDPGVPTMTEPVSAENSPRRIRAKNHSSFVSEDLNSPQPPVPVDSDASAFSDSAVVEEVDSFVETEQEISVSTPPPPVTEETEVVAKEPPAPKKEPEVVVKKEPPKSVVSIKSNFGPTGKHINHLLAKTFKAPKKEDKPAPKEKTKTTQTKPQQSSDASNDKHHSPTNRTSQPFYRRDVSKKSGSDFRDRAKKDDNPKAFTGRDRYGLNDSSDDDKWRKKRVQKTKKHYEEHAIQRPTHIKVPLPITIKDLAAEMKLKASELIQKMFIHGMTYVVNDVLDNETTVQFIGLEFGCTIDIDSSEQDKLCIESNTVKEEIQETDPSKLITRPPIVAFMGHVDHGKTTLIDSLRKTNVAAVEAGAITQHMGAFCCSTPVGNLTILDTPGHEAFSAMRARGAEVCDIVVLVVAGDEGIKEQTLEAVKHARAANITIVVAINKCDKPNFNADTIYRQLAEIELLPEAWGGTTVTINTSAKTGEGLSELLEMLALQAEVLELKANPSARARGLVIESELHKGLGAVATILVQNGTLHLGEALVFNDCYGKVKTMHNEHNQLMKSASPSIPALITGLSSMPKAGDPFVVVKNEKTAKEIVGARLAGQQKFALQKKRPNFDAMLQNKKILKLIIKADVQGSIEALANSILKITSDKVSAEILANSVGEISESDIRLAAASKAVIIGFHTGIESHAESLIKNLGVKVQLFNIIYHAVDAVKEMMTALLDPIAEEKNLGSAEIKETFKSSQLGTIYGCLVSEGTMTRNQKVRVVRGNEIVWKGNLSSLKRIKEDVKEVKKGFECGILLEGCQHAQVGDILQCYEVIYHPQKL
- the sctU gene encoding type III secretion system export apparatus subunit SctU — its product is MGEKTEKATPKRLRDARKKGQVAKSQDFPSAVTFIVSMFTTFSLASFFAKHLGSFLVSIFKQAPINHDPKVTLYYLQNCLVLILTTSLPLLGAVGFVGIIVGFLVVGPTFSTEVFKPDLKKFNPIDNLKQKFKVKTLIELLKSILKIFGAALILYVTLKNRVPLIIETAGVSPIVIAVIFKQILYKAVTSIGIFFLVVAVLDLVYQRKNFAKELKMEKFEVKQEFKDTEGNPEIKGRRRQIAQEIAYEDTSSQIKHASAVVSNPKDIAVAIGYMPEKYKAPWIIAMGINLRAKRIIVEAEKYGVPIMRNVPLAHQLWDEGKELKFIPESTYEAIGEILLYITSLNAQNPNNKNINQPDNL
- a CDS encoding bifunctional riboflavin kinase/FAD synthetase gives rise to the protein MEILYSLATVPSSVDSITIGFFDGCHLGHKQLLTVLSSYSGTSGIITFDLHPRSILQPSLPKLITSTRERFLLLQDFQIDYLYILPFSKSFADQSAESFILSLHQILKCKRLILGYDSKLGKDGQGDAVTLKPLADSLGIEIIEVPPYKIDNEIVSSKRIRQFLIQGDLDSANRHLGHSYKYVGKIETGYGLGIQLGVATINLPQEQCLLPYGVYACEIEHNSITYQGIMNLGEAPTVGRNSLCLEAHLFDFSGNLYGETVSVIPRKFLREEKKFPSREDLSKAIRKDIAEAKAFFTTNYARKA
- the rbfA gene encoding 30S ribosome-binding factor RbfA; the protein is MTENRRIKKVNSLLREAIANVILKDVKHPKISNQWITVTRVCLSKDLHSARVYVSIMPHENTSAETLDALKASAGFIAYKASKGVVLKYFPEIHFYIEDIFSPQDHIENLLWKIREQDKN
- the truB gene encoding tRNA pseudouridine(55) synthase TruB encodes the protein MELATELKEGILLVDKPQGRTSFSLIRTLTKSIGVKKIGHAGTLDPFATGVMVMLIGRKFTRLSDVLLFEDKEYAAIAHLGTTTDSYDCDGKIVGRSKKIPTYEEILEASRYFQGEIQQIPPMFSAKKINGKKLYEYARQGLSIERRQSTVQVSLQITKYEYPLLHFSVQCSKGTYIRSIAHELGNMLGCGAYLEELRRLRSGSFSIDQCIDGCLLDSPDFDISPYLRDFNGNTL